The following DNA comes from Luteolibacter flavescens.
GCGCACGAAGTCCAGCTACCTGGCGGATGACTGCCTTGCAAAGGCCCTGCCGGTCATCTACCTCTCCCGACCAAAGCTGGTGGCAGAGGTACTACGCTCGAAATCCGCACAGTGGCAGGAGCGATATCTCAATGAACTTTTCGGCGAGACTTTTCGGGTGAGGAAATCCGGTGCTCCTCCTGAGCAAGAGTCGGATGATCCATTCTTCGATGATGGCCAATGGACCGAGGTCCGTTTCGGAGCTGATTTGTTGGATTGTCTCGCCAGCGACTACTTGCGCGAGAAGGCAAAGGCCCGCTGGGAGCGCAACGAGGATGACGAACCGACAACTCCCGGAAGGCAGACATCTCCTCCCGATCCTCACACGTGGAATCCCGCGACCTATGACAAGAACGACTATCACCAACGGTCACAGCTTTTCGACGAGCTCAGAACCAATAGTGAAGAGACCGTCAATCTGATCGCAGCCAACGGAAATGAAGCGGCCCGGGGGTTGGCGATGAGTTCGATCATGGGAAGATTCCCATCCGATCCGGAAAAATGGCCCGAAGCCCTGGAAAGCCTGGAAGCTCCGATGCAACAACTCGGAGTGATTCCTAGCGGTCCCCCAAGCCACTTCGAAATGGGACCGATCCTATACGGAGAGGCCGCGGGACAATGGATAGACCGGCAACCGCTGGCACTACGTCGGGCCTGGGCACTATCCTTTGTTGAAAGATGGGTGCAAGTTGACCCTCGGGCAGCGCTTGCCTGGGCGGAGGCCCTGCCAAAGGAAGCAAACCGCGACGCGGCATTCCAGATCGGGCTCCAGATATGGACCCACGAGGATCCGCTGACTGCGGTGGCACGGGTCGAGGACCTGCCACAGGGAGAACTTCGTGAGGCGGCGATTTCCAATGCAGCAGCGACTTGGGACTGCATTGATCCCGCTGCTGCACGTCAGTGGGTGGGGGGACTGGCCGAAAGCCCCGGAAAGACGCGGGCATTGGAACGGCTGAAGCGATGAGCGAGGTGTCCTGCTCCGGGCAGGATGCCGGGGCCACTTTGCCGCGAGGATGAGATGCAAGCAGGCCGGACCGGTCGCGGCGATGGGAAACGGGGCCGATTCTCCCACGGGGCAAGCGCTTGCCGGATGAAAGCGGACCCGTTAGACAGGGACACGTGGAACCAAAGAAGCCCGCATTCATTCCCAAGTCCTGGGACCTCCCTGAATCGATTCGCAAGCGTCTGGGTGACGCCGCCGGCCGCCAGCGCCTGATGGACGAGGACGGCCATCTGCTCTTCATCCTCCACCAACCTCCGCAGCCGGAGGACGATGAGGTGCGAAAGCCGGTCCTGATCTGGGGCCAGCCGAGCGGCGAGTGGAAGAGCTCGCCTGAGGGTGGCGGCCTCGCCGCGCTGGACGCTCACATGGAAAGCTACCGGAAGAATATTCACGCGCTCGACGAGGCCGTGGAGGCCGCGAAGAGCCCGCGGCAATTCTTCGACATCATGAAGAAGGTGAATCCCCTGCTGCGCGCCACGCGGAACCTGCTGGCGGTGATGCAGGAGGCCCGCGAGGCGCGACAGGACGAGCGACGACTGATCAACTTCCGCGACCGTGCGGTGGACCTAGAGCGGGCCATCGACCTGGTCGCCTCCGACGCGAAGGACGGCATGGAATTCGCGCTGGCGGAGAATACCGAGGAGCAGTCCCGCTTTGCCCACGCTGCGGCGCTTGAGGCGAGGAAGCTGAACCGGCTGGCCGCCTTCTTCTTCCCTCTGGCTACGCTGGTGGCAGTTTTCGGGATCAATCCGCCGAGCGAGGTAATGACTATGCCCGGCTTCTGGCTGGTGATCGCCGCCGGGGTCGCAGCAGGGCTAGTGATCCGGATGATTCCGACCAGCAAGTCCTAGGCGGCCGCGCCACGCCCACGCGAAGAAGAGGGCGATCATCACAGCCACCGCCGGCATCTGCCACAGCAAGGCCGCGCGGAAGGCATCGTCACCGTGCGTTTCCTTCATGCGGGCCAGCAGGATGGAGAACCCGAGCGAGACGCTGCCGTAGCCGAGATTGAATGCCAGCCCACGGACGCTGAGCAGCGTTGCCCGCTGGGAAGATGTCGCCGAGGCATGCAGATGGCGGCTGACGGTAAAGCCGACGAGGCCTAACAAGGTCATCAGGAGCATCGAGGGAAGGACGCCGAACCACGGCCAAGCCGGGGCCAGCAGACCCAGCGCCACGACCGCCAGGGCCCCTGCAATGCCGAGCACGCCGAGCGGCGAGAAGCGGGCATTCAACTTTCGCGCGATCTCCGGGACGAAGAAACTCAGCATGCCGGTGGCCGCGCCGATCAGGCCGAATGCCCACTCGGGGATGGAGATCAGCCGCAGATACTCGCTGTTCACCGTCGCGAAATTCCGCGCCACGGAATCGATGAGCAGGCCACCGAAGATGATGACCGCGATGGAGCGGGTGGTGAATGCCATCTTCGCCGTGCGCAATGTCAGGCGGAAGGCGGAGGCGCATCGAGCCGCGGCGGTGCCGATCGCGTGGTGGGGTGTCTCCTCCATCCGCAGCGCGATCACCACGCATGCGAGCGCCTGGCAAAAGACCACGGCGACGGGAAGCCGGTGGGCGATATCGAGAGGGATCACGATGCCGATCTTCGCCAGCCACGAGGGATCGTAGAGCAGGCCGCCGAGTGCCATGGCGAGGAGGAGGCCGACGGCCCGCCAACGCATTGCCGCTCCCATCACCTCGTCCCAGGCGCTTTCCCTCCCCTCCTCCGGCAGCGAGTCGTAAGCAAGCGCCTCGTCCGCGCCGCTGGCTGCCGCCTCCGAGGTGCCGGAGAGCAGGCGATTCAGGATGCAGAGCGCGAAGAGCAGCGTGCCACCGTCCTTCGGAGCCAGCAGCAGGATGGCCATCTCCACGACCATCAGCATCGAGGCGAAGACCACCAGTTTCTTGCGCCCCAGCGTATCGGCCAGCGCACCGGACGGCACCTCCAAGACGAAGATCGCCAGCGCCCACACCAGATTCAGCAGGACAAAGCGCTCCAGCGTCAGCCCGAGGTCGGTGAAAAAGACCGCCAGCACCGGGTAGTAGGCCCGTGCATTGTAGAGCACGGTGAAGAGCACATAGAGCCGCGCATTCCGATGGGCAAAGGGCCCGGTGCGGCGGAGAAGCGAGGACACGGGCTAGGTGTGAGCGTGCGTCGCGGGTCTGTCATGCGAATTGTGGCCGGACCGGAAATCGTGTGTTCTTGTCATCGGTGGAAAAATCCGGCATCAGGCATCGCTTAATCACCGGGCTCCGTCTGAAACCATGACCGAAGATCGTTCGCAGGAAAGCGACAGGCGCAAGGACCGGGACATCGCCGCCCATATCTTCACCACCTCCTCGGTCATGGTCGGGCTCTGCCTCACCATCATCAGCGTGGTTCGCTCGCTGCCCCGGCCGGGCCAGCTTGAGACGGCGGTGGACGACCTCATCGCGATCGCAGCGCTGGTCTTCCTACTGGCGTGCTTCCTCAGCTACGCGGTGCTGCGGTCCCGACATTTGCGGCGGATGCACCGGGTCGAGTCCTTGGCAGACGGGGTTTTTCTGCTAGGTTTGACTCTGCTCGCCGTCGCCTGCGGGTTGTTCGTGTGGACCATCCTTTGAGCCTCCTTTCATGAGCGGAAAGCGAAAGTCGATCTGGCGGCGGGTGATGTGGCTGCTGCTGGCCATCGTCGTCGCCTTGCTGGTGAAATTCATCCTGCACCTGCTGCTGCCGCGCAATGTCCCTGCGAGCGGCGAGATGCTGCGGCTGGAGCTGGCCGGCGGACCATTCGACGTGCCGTGTTTCACGGGCGAGGAGAGGCCGAAGGGCATCGTCATCCTCGGCACGGGCGATGGCGGATGGTCTTACTGGGAAGAGAATACGGCGAAGCACCTGATGGCGCAGGGCTATGCGGTCGGTGGCTGGGACTGCCGGAAATTTGCCGACACCCGCACCTACGGGCAGACTGAGCTCGCCGCCGGATATCTGGCCGCGGTGGATGCGGTGAAGAAGCGCACGCATGCCGCCAAGGACGTGCCCATCTGGTATGGCGGATGGTCCACCGGCGCGGAGCAATCGCTGGCAGCAGCCACGGCGCCGGACCGCCCGGAGCATCTGGTGGGCCTGCTGCTCGCCGCGCCCGGCACGCGCGCGCGCTACGGCATCACCACGGGAGACCTGCTGGGCGCGACACCCACCGGCCCGGATACCTTCGCGCTTGAGGACATGGCGAAGAAGCTCTCCGGCGTGGCCGTGGCGCAAATCGCCGCCGGGCTCGACCCGATGGATGACACGGACTGGATCAAGACCATCTCCGTGCCGCACCGTATCTTTGACCTGCCCGGCAAGCCGCACGACATGGGTGGCGCCGGACCGGAATTCCAAGCCAAGCTGGACGAAGCCATCGCATGGACCCTCGAGACCCGACGCTAACTCCCGAGCCGGACGAGATCGAAGCCGCACCGCCACCGCTCTGGCGCGCACGCCTGGCGCGGATCGGCGCGATGCTATGGGTGCTGCTCTGCGCGTGGGCGCTCTATGGACTGCACAAGGAGTGGTCAGGCTTTCACCTCTCGGATCTGGATGATGCGCTGGCACGCATCGGCCCGAGTCATCTGGCCATGGCGCTGGGATTCACCGTGCTCAGCTACGCTGCGAATGCGGCCCTCTCGCTGCTCGCGGAGCGCTGGCTGGGCCACCCGCTGCGAAGGCCGTGGCGGGATCTGGCAGTGGCATTCATCTCGAGTGCCTTCAGCATGAATGCCGGGGGCACAGTCCTCGGGGGTGGCAGCATCCGCATGCGCTTCGCCGCGTCGCAGGGCCTGAGCGTGCCGGAGGTGGGGAAGATCATGATGTTCGGCGGACTGGCCGGATGGGCCGGGCATCTCTTCCTGTGCGGCGCGCTGCTGACCTTCGCAGCGCCGCCGGTGGAGTGGCTGCCGACGGGAGCGGCCAGGGGCATCGGCATCGTGCTGATGATCGTGCCGCTCATTGGCATCTTCGTCGGGAAGCTCTGGCGGAAGGGATGGCCCTCACCTGCCCTCGCACTGCTCACGTTGGCAGTCTCGATCATCGACTGGCTGGGGGCGGGCCTCGCGATGTGGGCGCTCTTCCCCGATGGCATGCCGATCGATGCGGCGTCCTTCGTCGCGGTGGTCGTGATCGCCCAAGCGGTGGCTGCATTCACCCACGTGCCGGGCGGTGTGGGTGTGCTGGAGCTGACCATCACGAAGGCGGTCGGCACTGCCATCGCCGCACCGGTGCTGGCCGGAGCGCTGGTGACGTACCGCATCCTCTACTATCTGCTGCCATTCTTCTCCGCGATCCTGCTGCTCGGCATCCGCGAGATGCGGCTGAGGAGGACCGTGCTGAAAAAAGGCGGCACGCTGGTGATGCGCGGCTGGAGCATGGTCGCGCCGCGGCTCGCCTCGCTGCTCGCGCTCGGCGGTGGCTTCATGCTGCTGCTTTCGGCAAACACGCCGATGGAACCGGCGCGCCGCGACGGCATGGCGGACTGGGTGCCGCTGCCCTTCGTGGAAGGCTCGCACTTCATGTCCAGCCTCGCTGGCGCCCTGCTCATCCTGCTGGCCCGCGGACTCCAGAGGCGGGTGCAGGCGGCGTGGTGGCTGACCGTCGTGCTGATGGCCGCAGCGATTCCGTTCTCACTGGTGAAGGGTTTCGACTGGGAGGAGGCGGTGGTGCTCTCGGTGATGCTTGGATTCCTGCTGCCCTTCCGCGGCTACTTCCATCGGCATGCACCGCTGTGGACGCAGCGCTTCACCTTTGGCTGGTGGCTCATGCTGCTGTCGCTGGCGGGAGTGGCGCTGTGGCTGGGATTCTTTTCCGCGCGCCATGTCCCCTACGAGCGCGGGCTGTGGTGGGACTTCACGCTGGATGGCGATGTCCCGCGCTTCATGCGTGCAGCGGTAGGTGCAGGCTGCGTCTTCATTCTCATCGCGCTCGCTCAGGCGCTGCGACCGGGAAGACCACGCGAACTGGTCCGCACCGATCCGCAGGTGATCGAGCGCCTCGTCCACGAGAGCAGCCACACCTATGCGGCGCTCGCCTTCCTCGGCGACAAGGAATTCTCCGTCTCCACCGATGGACGCAGCGGCCTGATGCATGCGGACCAGGGCCGCAGCCGCATCGTCATGGGCGACCCCATCGGCGATACCGAGGAGGCGGACGACCTGCTGTGGCGCTTCGTCGAGCAGGCGCAGGACGAGGGGCGTCGGCCGGTCTTCTACCAGGTCTCCGTGGCGGAGATGCCGCGGCTCGTTGACATGGGCTTCAAGCTCTTCAAGCTCGGCGAAGAAGCGCG
Coding sequences within:
- a CDS encoding CorA family divalent cation transporter codes for the protein MEPKKPAFIPKSWDLPESIRKRLGDAAGRQRLMDEDGHLLFILHQPPQPEDDEVRKPVLIWGQPSGEWKSSPEGGGLAALDAHMESYRKNIHALDEAVEAAKSPRQFFDIMKKVNPLLRATRNLLAVMQEAREARQDERRLINFRDRAVDLERAIDLVASDAKDGMEFALAENTEEQSRFAHAAALEARKLNRLAAFFFPLATLVAVFGINPPSEVMTMPGFWLVIAAGVAAGLVIRMIPTSKS
- a CDS encoding MFS transporter, whose product is MSSLLRRTGPFAHRNARLYVLFTVLYNARAYYPVLAVFFTDLGLTLERFVLLNLVWALAIFVLEVPSGALADTLGRKKLVVFASMLMVVEMAILLLAPKDGGTLLFALCILNRLLSGTSEAAASGADEALAYDSLPEEGRESAWDEVMGAAMRWRAVGLLLAMALGGLLYDPSWLAKIGIVIPLDIAHRLPVAVVFCQALACVVIALRMEETPHHAIGTAAARCASAFRLTLRTAKMAFTTRSIAVIIFGGLLIDSVARNFATVNSEYLRLISIPEWAFGLIGAATGMLSFFVPEIARKLNARFSPLGVLGIAGALAVVALGLLAPAWPWFGVLPSMLLMTLLGLVGFTVSRHLHASATSSQRATLLSVRGLAFNLGYGSVSLGFSILLARMKETHGDDAFRAALLWQMPAVAVMIALFFAWAWRGRLGLAGRNHPDH
- a CDS encoding alpha/beta hydrolase, translated to MSGKRKSIWRRVMWLLLAIVVALLVKFILHLLLPRNVPASGEMLRLELAGGPFDVPCFTGEERPKGIVILGTGDGGWSYWEENTAKHLMAQGYAVGGWDCRKFADTRTYGQTELAAGYLAAVDAVKKRTHAAKDVPIWYGGWSTGAEQSLAAATAPDRPEHLVGLLLAAPGTRARYGITTGDLLGATPTGPDTFALEDMAKKLSGVAVAQIAAGLDPMDDTDWIKTISVPHRIFDLPGKPHDMGGAGPEFQAKLDEAIAWTLETRR
- the mprF gene encoding bifunctional lysylphosphatidylglycerol flippase/synthetase MprF — translated: MDPRDPTLTPEPDEIEAAPPPLWRARLARIGAMLWVLLCAWALYGLHKEWSGFHLSDLDDALARIGPSHLAMALGFTVLSYAANAALSLLAERWLGHPLRRPWRDLAVAFISSAFSMNAGGTVLGGGSIRMRFAASQGLSVPEVGKIMMFGGLAGWAGHLFLCGALLTFAAPPVEWLPTGAARGIGIVLMIVPLIGIFVGKLWRKGWPSPALALLTLAVSIIDWLGAGLAMWALFPDGMPIDAASFVAVVVIAQAVAAFTHVPGGVGVLELTITKAVGTAIAAPVLAGALVTYRILYYLLPFFSAILLLGIREMRLRRTVLKKGGTLVMRGWSMVAPRLASLLALGGGFMLLLSANTPMEPARRDGMADWVPLPFVEGSHFMSSLAGALLILLARGLQRRVQAAWWLTVVLMAAAIPFSLVKGFDWEEAVVLSVMLGFLLPFRGYFHRHAPLWTQRFTFGWWLMLLSLAGVALWLGFFSARHVPYERGLWWDFTLDGDVPRFMRAAVGAGCVFILIALAQALRPGRPRELVRTDPQVIERLVHESSHTYAALAFLGDKEFSVSTDGRSGLMHADQGRSRIVMGDPIGDTEEADDLLWRFVEQAQDEGRRPVFYQVSVAEMPRLVDMGFKLFKLGEEARVPLAGFTMEGGDAKKLRKARGRFQRDGLTFEIWPVEKVAAELGTLRAVSDAWLGEHKAGEKGFSLGRFDDDYMKRFSCAVVRDAAGKVIAFTNLWETVDKSELSVDLMRSLPEGHGVMEAVFIELMLWGREQGYAWFNLGMAPLSGLSTHALAPLWHRLAARIFHRGESFYNFQGLRAFKDKFDPEWQPRYIAVPSAWSLPPALLDATALIGGGIRKTLSKS